The following are encoded in a window of Impatiens glandulifera chromosome 5, dImpGla2.1, whole genome shotgun sequence genomic DNA:
- the LOC124940540 gene encoding glutathione S-transferase APIC-like codes for MSVRKVYGSMNCPDTLKVITSLFEHNLDFDFISIDFLNGENLLKPFLSMNPFGKGPVFQDKDFSQFGARSILRAMGHQYAKNVSEPLIFHNGKEQAIVSNWIDVEDDHFEPAARELITMISSKLPNDENVIFKFGMVLDEYETRLGKSPYLAAKRFTIADLLHIPNLHTLMETAVTKKLIESRPKVAAWCNQLLARPAWKKVLDMKK; via the exons ATGTCTGTGAGAAAAGTGTATGGAAGCATGAACTGCCCAGACACCTTGAAGGTGATAACAAGCCTCTTTGAGCACAACCTCGATTTCGACTTCATCTCCATCGATTTCCTTAATGGGGAAAATCTACTCAAACCctttctttccatgaat CCATTTGGTAAAGGTCCGGTCTTTCAAGACAAAGACTTCAGTCAATTCG GAGCAAGGTCAATCTTAAGAGCCATGGGTCACCAATACGCGAAGAACGTCAGTGAGCCACTAATTTTCCACAATGGAAAAGAACAAGCCATTGTGTCTAATTGGATCGACGTAGAAGACGATCACTTTGAACCCGCAGCACGCGAACTTATTACCATGATCTCTTCCAAGCTACCCAATGAtgaaaatgtcatatttaaatttGGTATGGTTTTGGATGAGTACGAAACTCGTCTTGGGAAGTCCCCTTATCTGGCTGCAAAGAGATTTACTATCGCCGATTTGCTCCACATCCCTAATTTGCATACATTGATGGAGACAGCGGTGACTAAGAAGCTCATAGAGTCGCGCCCTAAGGTTGCTGCGTGGTGCAACCAGCTCTTGGCTCGGCCAGCTTGGAAGAAGGTCCTCGATATGAAGAAGTAG